The Pyxidicoccus sp. MSG2 DNA segment GCCCGAGCAGGACGCGGAAGATCTTCTCGTTGCTGTTATCGGGGATACTGTCCTTGTCGCCCTGGTTGGTGGTGGTCAGCCACAGGTTGCCGTCGGGGGTCGGCTCGACGGTGCGCAACCGGCCGTAGGTGCCGACGAAGAACTGCTGCACGTTGGTCAGGCTTGAGCCGCTGATGACCTCGCGGTAGAGGCGGGAGCCGCGGGCGCAGGCCACGTAGAGCACGTCGCGGACCACCGTGATGCCGGAGCAGGAGCCCTCCGACGTGGGGTAGGTCTGCTTCGGGGCGATGTACCCGGCCGTCGCGCAGCCCGAACCGCCCTGGGACATCGTCCCCTCACAGTTCGGCCAGCCGTAGTTCCCGCCCTTCTGGATGAGGTTGGTCTCGTCCATCACGGAGTTGCCGAACTCCTGCTCCCAGAGGCGGCCCTGGGAATCGAAGGCCAGCCCCTGTGGGTTGCGGTGGCCGTAGCTCCACACGAAGTTGCCGAAGGGGTTGTCGGACGGGATGGTGCCGTCGGTATTGAGCCGCAACACCTTGCCGGCCAGGTTGTTGATGTCCTGCGCATAGGCGCCGTTCTGGGCATCCCCGGTCGCCGCGTAGAGCTTCCCGTCCGGTCCGAAGCGCAGGCGCCCACCGTTGTGGAACTTGTTGCGGCCGATGCCCTGGAGCAGCACCTGGAGCGAGGCGGTGTTGAGGGTCCCGTTCTCGTACCGCAGGCGCACGATGCGGTTGTCGGTGGGCGAGGTGTGCATCACATAAAGCCAGCGGTCGCTGGAGAACGTGGGGGAGATGGCGAGCCCCATCAGCCCGCCCTCGCCGTCGGTGCTCTGCACGTTGGGGACGGTCCCCACCGACGTCTGCTGCCCCGTCGCCGGGTCCAGGCGGACGATGTTCTGCGCGTCCCTGCGACCGTAGAGCACCGAGCCGTCCGGCAGGTTCACCAGGCCCCACGGGATGTCCGTGTCGGTGGCGACCTGGGTGACGGAGCAGACGGCGTTCGTGCAGGCCTGGCCGGTGGTGACCGTCACGGCCGAGCTCCGGGCCGACGCATTGCCCTGGGCGTCGCGGGCGAGCACGGCGTAGGTATAGGCCGTGTTCGGAGAAAGGCCGCTGTCGACGAAGCTCGTCCCGGGCGGCGAGCCGGACACCGTTCCAATCTTCACGTCCCCTCGGAACACGTCATACGCGCTCACGCCCTGGTTGTCGGTGGACACGCTCCAGCTCACGGTCACGCTGGTACCCGTGGCGGTGGCGGTGACACCGGTCGGCACTGTGGGAGGCTGGGTGTCCGTCTGGCACGGTGGCGGGGTGATGGAGAGCGTGGCACTGCCTTGCGAGACATTGCCCGCCGCGTCCCGCGCGTTCACGTAAAGGCCCCAGGTCGCGCCAGGGACCACGGTCAGACCGGTGGACACCGTGGCGCCGGAGACGGACTTCATGAGCTGGCCGTCGTGGTAGACGTCATAGAAGGCGACCCCCTCGTTGTCCGTGGACGGAGACCACGAGAGCGTGGCCGAGTTGCACGTCACGTAGGACAGGG contains these protein-coding regions:
- a CDS encoding PQQ-dependent sugar dehydrogenase: MHVRHLPVVVRRTGLVLLFAAVAACGVQSEDDPGLSTQAAALIAGTRLIGVQSGRCLDVAQNSQTSGQGLNIYDCHGQGNQRFLFTPEGELRVFDGAWCVQPATASAGARAVIGACTGAANQRWGRNANGAVVHTASSLCLDVSGQATANSSPVIVWNCNGQTNQQWSLPPDAQPPTVPTGLTLSYVTCNSATLSWSPSTDNEGVAFYDVYHDGQLMKSVSGATVSTGLTVVPGATWGLYVNARDAAGNVSQGSATLSITPPPCQTDTQPPTVPTGVTATATGTSVTVSWSVSTDNQGVSAYDVFRGDVKIGTVSGSPPGTSFVDSGLSPNTAYTYAVLARDAQGNASARSSAVTVTTGQACTNAVCSVTQVATDTDIPWGLVNLPDGSVLYGRRDAQNIVRLDPATGQQTSVGTVPNVQSTDGEGGLMGLAISPTFSSDRWLYVMHTSPTDNRIVRLRYENGTLNTASLQVLLQGIGRNKFHNGGRLRFGPDGKLYAATGDAQNGAYAQDINNLAGKVLRLNTDGTIPSDNPFGNFVWSYGHRNPQGLAFDSQGRLWEQEFGNSVMDETNLIQKGGNYGWPNCEGTMSQGGSGCATAGYIAPKQTYPTSEGSCSGITVVRDVLYVACARGSRLYREVISGSSLTNVQQFFVGTYGRLRTVEPTPDGNLWLTTTNQGDKDSIPDNSNEKIFRVLLGQ